In Pelecanus crispus isolate bPelCri1 chromosome Z, bPelCri1.pri, whole genome shotgun sequence, the following are encoded in one genomic region:
- the TRAPPC13 gene encoding trafficking protein particle complex subunit 13 isoform X3 produces MDVNQPKQEHLLALKVMRLTKPTLFTNIPVTCEERDLPGNLFNQLMKDDPSTVKGAETLMLGEMLTLPQNFGNIFLGETFSSYISVHNDSNQVVKDILVKADLQTSSQRLNLSASSAAVAELKPDCCIDDVIHHEVKEIGTHILVCAVSYTTQTGEKMYFRKFFKFQVLKPLDVKTKFYNAETDEVFLEAQIQNITTSPMFMEKVSLEPSMMYNVAELNTVDTAGESESTFGSRTYLQPMDTRQYLYCLKPKQEFAEKAGVIKGVTVIGKLDIVWKTNLGERGRLQTSQLQRMAPGYGDVRLSLETIPDTVNLEEPFDITCKITNCSSERTMDLVLEMCNTNSIHWCGVSGRQLGKLHPSSSLHLALTLLSSVQGLQSVSGLRLTDTFLKRTYEYDDIAQVCVVSSEVKQS; encoded by the exons TGATGAGGCTAACCAAACCTACTTTATTCACTAATATTCCTGTGACTTGTGAAGAAAGAGATTTACCAG GTAATCTATTTAACCAGCTCATGAAAGATGATCCTTCTACTGTAAAGGGAGCAGAAACTTTGATGCTGGGAGAAATGCTGACTTTACCCCAAAACTTTGG aaatatatttctggGAGAGACGTTTTCCAGTTACATTAGTGTACACAATGATAGTAATCAAGTTGTCAAGGACATACTGGTGAAG GCTGATCTTCAGACAAGTTCTCAGCGCTTGAACCTTTCAGCTTCTAGTGCTGCAGTGGCAGAACTTAAACCTGACTGTTGCATTGATGATGTAATCCATCATGAAGTAAAGGAGATAGGAACACACAT CTTAGTTTGTGCAGTAAGCTACACTACGCAGACAGGAGAGAAGATGTACTTCAGAAAGTTCTTCAAATTTCAG GTCCTTAAACCACTAGATGTGAAAACCAAATTCTACAATGCTGAG acagatgAAGTGTTTCTGGAAGCTCAGATTCAGAATATCACTACCTCTCCAATGTTTATGGAGAAGGTTTCTTTAGAGCCATCTATGATGTACAATGTTGCAGAACTGAACACAGTTGACACAGCAGGGGAAAG TGAGTCTACATTTGGCTCTAGGACTTATTTACAACCTATGGATACACGTCAATACTTATACTGCctaaaaccaaagcaagaaTTTGCAGAGAAAGCTGGAGTAATAAAAGGTGTAACAGTGATTGGCAAACTAGACATTGTATGGAAAACTAATCTGGGTGAACGAGGAAGGCTGCAAACTAGCCAGCTCCAAAGAATG GCTCCTGGTTATGGTGATGTAAGGCTTTCTTTGGAGACAATACCAGACACCGTAAATTTGGAAGAACCTTTTGACATTACATGTAAAATAACAAATTGCAG CAGTGAAAGGACTATGGACCTGGTTTTAGAAATGTGCAATACTAATTCCATCCACTGGTGTGGAGTTTCAGGAAGGCAACTTGGAAAGCTGCACCCAAGTTCATCCCTCCATCTTGCACTTACATTGCTGTCTTCAGTGCAAGGATTGCAA AGTGTCTCTGGCTTAAGACTTACAGACACATTTTTGAAGAGAACATATGAGTATGATGACATTGCACAAGTCTGTGTAGTTTCTTCAGAAGTCaaacaaagctga
- the TRAPPC13 gene encoding trafficking protein particle complex subunit 13 isoform X4: MDVNQPKQEHLLALKVMRLTKPTLFTNIPVTCEERDLPGNLFNQLMKDDPSTVKGAETLMLGEMLTLPQNFGNIFLGETFSSYISVHNDSNQVVKDILVKADLQTSSQRLNLSASSAAVAELKPDCCIDDVIHHEVKEIGTHILVCAVSYTTQTGEKMYFRKFFKFQVLKPLDVKTKFYNAETDEVFLEAQIQNITTSPMFMEKVSLEPSMMYNVAELNTVDTAGESESTFGSRTYLQPMDTRQYLYCLKPKQEFAEKAGVIKGVTVIGKLDIVWKTNLGERGRLQTSQLQRMAPGYGDVRLSLETIPDTVNLEEPFDITCKITNCSERTMDLVLEMCNTNSIHWCGVSGRQLGKLHPSSSLHLALTLLSSVQGLQSVSGLRLTDTFLKRTYEYDDIAQVCVVSSEVKQS, encoded by the exons TGATGAGGCTAACCAAACCTACTTTATTCACTAATATTCCTGTGACTTGTGAAGAAAGAGATTTACCAG GTAATCTATTTAACCAGCTCATGAAAGATGATCCTTCTACTGTAAAGGGAGCAGAAACTTTGATGCTGGGAGAAATGCTGACTTTACCCCAAAACTTTGG aaatatatttctggGAGAGACGTTTTCCAGTTACATTAGTGTACACAATGATAGTAATCAAGTTGTCAAGGACATACTGGTGAAG GCTGATCTTCAGACAAGTTCTCAGCGCTTGAACCTTTCAGCTTCTAGTGCTGCAGTGGCAGAACTTAAACCTGACTGTTGCATTGATGATGTAATCCATCATGAAGTAAAGGAGATAGGAACACACAT CTTAGTTTGTGCAGTAAGCTACACTACGCAGACAGGAGAGAAGATGTACTTCAGAAAGTTCTTCAAATTTCAG GTCCTTAAACCACTAGATGTGAAAACCAAATTCTACAATGCTGAG acagatgAAGTGTTTCTGGAAGCTCAGATTCAGAATATCACTACCTCTCCAATGTTTATGGAGAAGGTTTCTTTAGAGCCATCTATGATGTACAATGTTGCAGAACTGAACACAGTTGACACAGCAGGGGAAAG TGAGTCTACATTTGGCTCTAGGACTTATTTACAACCTATGGATACACGTCAATACTTATACTGCctaaaaccaaagcaagaaTTTGCAGAGAAAGCTGGAGTAATAAAAGGTGTAACAGTGATTGGCAAACTAGACATTGTATGGAAAACTAATCTGGGTGAACGAGGAAGGCTGCAAACTAGCCAGCTCCAAAGAATG GCTCCTGGTTATGGTGATGTAAGGCTTTCTTTGGAGACAATACCAGACACCGTAAATTTGGAAGAACCTTTTGACATTACATGTAAAATAACAAATTGCAG TGAAAGGACTATGGACCTGGTTTTAGAAATGTGCAATACTAATTCCATCCACTGGTGTGGAGTTTCAGGAAGGCAACTTGGAAAGCTGCACCCAAGTTCATCCCTCCATCTTGCACTTACATTGCTGTCTTCAGTGCAAGGATTGCAA AGTGTCTCTGGCTTAAGACTTACAGACACATTTTTGAAGAGAACATATGAGTATGATGACATTGCACAAGTCTGTGTAGTTTCTTCAGAAGTCaaacaaagctga
- the TRAPPC13 gene encoding trafficking protein particle complex subunit 13 isoform X2: MDVNQPKQEHLLALKVMRLTKPTLFTNIPVTCEERDLPGNLFNQLMKDDPSTVKGAETLMLGEMLTLPQNFGNIFLGETFSSYISVHNDSNQVVKDILVKADLQTSSQRLNLSASSAAVAELKPDCCIDDVIHHEVKEIGTHILVCAVSYTTQTGEKMYFRKFFKFQVLKPLDVKTKFYNAESDLSSVTDEVFLEAQIQNITTSPMFMEKVSLEPSMMYNVAELNTVDTAGESESTFGSRTYLQPMDTRQYLYCLKPKQEFAEKAGVIKGVTVIGKLDIVWKTNLGERGRLQTSQLQRMAPGYGDVRLSLETIPDTVNLEEPFDITCKITNCSERTMDLVLEMCNTNSIHWCGVSGRQLGKLHPSSSLHLALTLLSSVQGLQSVSGLRLTDTFLKRTYEYDDIAQVCVVSSEVKQS, encoded by the exons TGATGAGGCTAACCAAACCTACTTTATTCACTAATATTCCTGTGACTTGTGAAGAAAGAGATTTACCAG GTAATCTATTTAACCAGCTCATGAAAGATGATCCTTCTACTGTAAAGGGAGCAGAAACTTTGATGCTGGGAGAAATGCTGACTTTACCCCAAAACTTTGG aaatatatttctggGAGAGACGTTTTCCAGTTACATTAGTGTACACAATGATAGTAATCAAGTTGTCAAGGACATACTGGTGAAG GCTGATCTTCAGACAAGTTCTCAGCGCTTGAACCTTTCAGCTTCTAGTGCTGCAGTGGCAGAACTTAAACCTGACTGTTGCATTGATGATGTAATCCATCATGAAGTAAAGGAGATAGGAACACACAT CTTAGTTTGTGCAGTAAGCTACACTACGCAGACAGGAGAGAAGATGTACTTCAGAAAGTTCTTCAAATTTCAG GTCCTTAAACCACTAGATGTGAAAACCAAATTCTACAATGCTGAG AGTGACCTCAGTTCTgtg acagatgAAGTGTTTCTGGAAGCTCAGATTCAGAATATCACTACCTCTCCAATGTTTATGGAGAAGGTTTCTTTAGAGCCATCTATGATGTACAATGTTGCAGAACTGAACACAGTTGACACAGCAGGGGAAAG TGAGTCTACATTTGGCTCTAGGACTTATTTACAACCTATGGATACACGTCAATACTTATACTGCctaaaaccaaagcaagaaTTTGCAGAGAAAGCTGGAGTAATAAAAGGTGTAACAGTGATTGGCAAACTAGACATTGTATGGAAAACTAATCTGGGTGAACGAGGAAGGCTGCAAACTAGCCAGCTCCAAAGAATG GCTCCTGGTTATGGTGATGTAAGGCTTTCTTTGGAGACAATACCAGACACCGTAAATTTGGAAGAACCTTTTGACATTACATGTAAAATAACAAATTGCAG TGAAAGGACTATGGACCTGGTTTTAGAAATGTGCAATACTAATTCCATCCACTGGTGTGGAGTTTCAGGAAGGCAACTTGGAAAGCTGCACCCAAGTTCATCCCTCCATCTTGCACTTACATTGCTGTCTTCAGTGCAAGGATTGCAA AGTGTCTCTGGCTTAAGACTTACAGACACATTTTTGAAGAGAACATATGAGTATGATGACATTGCACAAGTCTGTGTAGTTTCTTCAGAAGTCaaacaaagctga
- the TRAPPC13 gene encoding trafficking protein particle complex subunit 13 isoform X1 yields the protein MDVNQPKQEHLLALKVMRLTKPTLFTNIPVTCEERDLPGNLFNQLMKDDPSTVKGAETLMLGEMLTLPQNFGNIFLGETFSSYISVHNDSNQVVKDILVKADLQTSSQRLNLSASSAAVAELKPDCCIDDVIHHEVKEIGTHILVCAVSYTTQTGEKMYFRKFFKFQVLKPLDVKTKFYNAESDLSSVTDEVFLEAQIQNITTSPMFMEKVSLEPSMMYNVAELNTVDTAGESESTFGSRTYLQPMDTRQYLYCLKPKQEFAEKAGVIKGVTVIGKLDIVWKTNLGERGRLQTSQLQRMAPGYGDVRLSLETIPDTVNLEEPFDITCKITNCSSERTMDLVLEMCNTNSIHWCGVSGRQLGKLHPSSSLHLALTLLSSVQGLQSVSGLRLTDTFLKRTYEYDDIAQVCVVSSEVKQS from the exons TGATGAGGCTAACCAAACCTACTTTATTCACTAATATTCCTGTGACTTGTGAAGAAAGAGATTTACCAG GTAATCTATTTAACCAGCTCATGAAAGATGATCCTTCTACTGTAAAGGGAGCAGAAACTTTGATGCTGGGAGAAATGCTGACTTTACCCCAAAACTTTGG aaatatatttctggGAGAGACGTTTTCCAGTTACATTAGTGTACACAATGATAGTAATCAAGTTGTCAAGGACATACTGGTGAAG GCTGATCTTCAGACAAGTTCTCAGCGCTTGAACCTTTCAGCTTCTAGTGCTGCAGTGGCAGAACTTAAACCTGACTGTTGCATTGATGATGTAATCCATCATGAAGTAAAGGAGATAGGAACACACAT CTTAGTTTGTGCAGTAAGCTACACTACGCAGACAGGAGAGAAGATGTACTTCAGAAAGTTCTTCAAATTTCAG GTCCTTAAACCACTAGATGTGAAAACCAAATTCTACAATGCTGAG AGTGACCTCAGTTCTgtg acagatgAAGTGTTTCTGGAAGCTCAGATTCAGAATATCACTACCTCTCCAATGTTTATGGAGAAGGTTTCTTTAGAGCCATCTATGATGTACAATGTTGCAGAACTGAACACAGTTGACACAGCAGGGGAAAG TGAGTCTACATTTGGCTCTAGGACTTATTTACAACCTATGGATACACGTCAATACTTATACTGCctaaaaccaaagcaagaaTTTGCAGAGAAAGCTGGAGTAATAAAAGGTGTAACAGTGATTGGCAAACTAGACATTGTATGGAAAACTAATCTGGGTGAACGAGGAAGGCTGCAAACTAGCCAGCTCCAAAGAATG GCTCCTGGTTATGGTGATGTAAGGCTTTCTTTGGAGACAATACCAGACACCGTAAATTTGGAAGAACCTTTTGACATTACATGTAAAATAACAAATTGCAG CAGTGAAAGGACTATGGACCTGGTTTTAGAAATGTGCAATACTAATTCCATCCACTGGTGTGGAGTTTCAGGAAGGCAACTTGGAAAGCTGCACCCAAGTTCATCCCTCCATCTTGCACTTACATTGCTGTCTTCAGTGCAAGGATTGCAA AGTGTCTCTGGCTTAAGACTTACAGACACATTTTTGAAGAGAACATATGAGTATGATGACATTGCACAAGTCTGTGTAGTTTCTTCAGAAGTCaaacaaagctga
- the TRAPPC13 gene encoding trafficking protein particle complex subunit 13 isoform X5 produces the protein MRLTKPTLFTNIPVTCEERDLPGNLFNQLMKDDPSTVKGAETLMLGEMLTLPQNFGNIFLGETFSSYISVHNDSNQVVKDILVKADLQTSSQRLNLSASSAAVAELKPDCCIDDVIHHEVKEIGTHILVCAVSYTTQTGEKMYFRKFFKFQVLKPLDVKTKFYNAESDLSSVTDEVFLEAQIQNITTSPMFMEKVSLEPSMMYNVAELNTVDTAGESESTFGSRTYLQPMDTRQYLYCLKPKQEFAEKAGVIKGVTVIGKLDIVWKTNLGERGRLQTSQLQRMAPGYGDVRLSLETIPDTVNLEEPFDITCKITNCSSERTMDLVLEMCNTNSIHWCGVSGRQLGKLHPSSSLHLALTLLSSVQGLQSVSGLRLTDTFLKRTYEYDDIAQVCVVSSEVKQS, from the exons ATGAGGCTAACCAAACCTACTTTATTCACTAATATTCCTGTGACTTGTGAAGAAAGAGATTTACCAG GTAATCTATTTAACCAGCTCATGAAAGATGATCCTTCTACTGTAAAGGGAGCAGAAACTTTGATGCTGGGAGAAATGCTGACTTTACCCCAAAACTTTGG aaatatatttctggGAGAGACGTTTTCCAGTTACATTAGTGTACACAATGATAGTAATCAAGTTGTCAAGGACATACTGGTGAAG GCTGATCTTCAGACAAGTTCTCAGCGCTTGAACCTTTCAGCTTCTAGTGCTGCAGTGGCAGAACTTAAACCTGACTGTTGCATTGATGATGTAATCCATCATGAAGTAAAGGAGATAGGAACACACAT CTTAGTTTGTGCAGTAAGCTACACTACGCAGACAGGAGAGAAGATGTACTTCAGAAAGTTCTTCAAATTTCAG GTCCTTAAACCACTAGATGTGAAAACCAAATTCTACAATGCTGAG AGTGACCTCAGTTCTgtg acagatgAAGTGTTTCTGGAAGCTCAGATTCAGAATATCACTACCTCTCCAATGTTTATGGAGAAGGTTTCTTTAGAGCCATCTATGATGTACAATGTTGCAGAACTGAACACAGTTGACACAGCAGGGGAAAG TGAGTCTACATTTGGCTCTAGGACTTATTTACAACCTATGGATACACGTCAATACTTATACTGCctaaaaccaaagcaagaaTTTGCAGAGAAAGCTGGAGTAATAAAAGGTGTAACAGTGATTGGCAAACTAGACATTGTATGGAAAACTAATCTGGGTGAACGAGGAAGGCTGCAAACTAGCCAGCTCCAAAGAATG GCTCCTGGTTATGGTGATGTAAGGCTTTCTTTGGAGACAATACCAGACACCGTAAATTTGGAAGAACCTTTTGACATTACATGTAAAATAACAAATTGCAG CAGTGAAAGGACTATGGACCTGGTTTTAGAAATGTGCAATACTAATTCCATCCACTGGTGTGGAGTTTCAGGAAGGCAACTTGGAAAGCTGCACCCAAGTTCATCCCTCCATCTTGCACTTACATTGCTGTCTTCAGTGCAAGGATTGCAA AGTGTCTCTGGCTTAAGACTTACAGACACATTTTTGAAGAGAACATATGAGTATGATGACATTGCACAAGTCTGTGTAGTTTCTTCAGAAGTCaaacaaagctga